atagaaatagaaatagaaatggtGGATTAATTTTTTGTGAATTGGGATGTGAATGTGATGTGGCAGGTCGATTGTGAGTCAAGTAATCACGGGATACCTTCCAAATCTGATACTTCAAGTATCACTGAAAATAGTTCCTCCAATTATGAAACTTTTATCTTCAGCACAAGGCTACATTTCCATTAGTGAGATCGAAAGAAGCGCAACTCACAAAGTAATCTGGTTTACTGTTTGGAATGTCTTCTTTGCAAATGTTCTATCTGCCTCAGCCTTCAGTCTCATTTTCATATTTCTAGAATTCAAAGACATTCCTTCAAAGCTAGCTGTCTCCGTACCCgcccaagtaataaaaaaaaaaaaaaaaaaaaattatatccataaattttcaaattcattttccattaaaatttaattatattaatttttatttcagGCGTCATTTTTCATTGCTTATGTTATGACATTAGGGTGGACGAGCACCTCATCAGAACTCTTCCGTGTTGTTCCTTTCATTGCAAGTCTAATAACCAAACCCTTTGTTAAAAATCCAGATGATTTCACAGTTCCATCTTTTCCTTATCATCAAGACATTCCGAAAATTCTTTTTTTCGGACTTTTGGGGTTTACGTATTTTTTTCTTGCTCCTCTCATTATTCCTTTTCTCTTGGGTTACTTTTCTCTCGCGTACATCATTTATCGTAACCAGGTTGGTTTCGCTTCGACTTTCATAAATCATatactttttttattttcatGTATATTAAAAGTGTAacttttatgatgataaaatgtaGCTTTTGAATGTATACGCGCCAAAGTATGAATCTGGAGGAAAATTTTGGCCGGTTGTTCATGACTCGACTATTTTTTCACTTGTTTTGATGCAATTCATAGCATTTGGGATCTTTACTTTGAAGAAGCTTCCTCATTCAACAAGTGCGACTCTTCCTCTTCCGATTCTCACTCTTTTGTTCAATGAATATTGTCGAAAGCGGTTTCTACCCATTTTTATGGCCTATTCAACCGaggtatatcatatcataatgtTAATAttcttgaaaaaataaattacaaaattggtTTCATTTGTTGCAGATATGGCCCATGACCATGAGTAGTTAAATACTTAAATCTAACTACTAATTGTTAGTTTTTCTAATTTGGACATTTTTCCCTTGGAACAATCCCGGAAAAATAGTATACCCCAAAGACCTAAAATGTAGTAACTTACTGTTAATTATCTTTAAAAGATGTacgtttttaaattattttacatCTTGAATATGATAGTTTTCATGGTTAATTTCATATATGGGTAACGAACTATTTTTTTTTCCCCACAAAATATCATTGTTTTAAAGTACTATTAGAAAGTAAGAAAAACAACCGGAACATTATATTTACAAAATATCATTAGTTTTATAATAATCCAGATAGTTTATTACCTATTTATGACATTAACCATAAGTTTTAACAATAAACTTTTATGACATTAACCGGTAGGTTTAACAATAAACTTTTTATAGTATTTTTAATTTAACTATTAAATaagtttttttacattttttttgaaatataaCTACCTAACTATGAGTAAGGTAGAAATTTGGTTATTATTTTTTCAGGTTTAgtccaagggtaaattggtcattttaAAACACAAACTAATAACCGAGTATCTAGATTTAACGACAACTCAAGGACCATATCGGACCGGACATGTAGTTTCCATGATGTCACAAGGACCaattttgtaatttactctattaaataaatagaaataaattCTTGCTActaaatgctttttttttttgggtGTAAAGACTTTATTAAAGAAAGACAGAGAAGATAGAAATCTACCTGGAATGGCTCGGTTTTTGGGGCAACTTGATGTGGTGTATTATGACCCTGCGTTAGTGCCTCTTACGTATTCTAGAAGTCAAGATGCTCTTCATGAACCCCTTATACCTACACAACTTCGACGCTAAAATAATATATAATGTACTTAGTCTTTTAAGATGCTAGTTTAAGTCATCATGATATTTGcgaaaaatcagattttttttttgataaacctCAATTCTTTTTTATGCTTGAAAATCTTGTAATTATGTGTTCGAGTTGTAATTTGTAAAAAAGCGTTCTTGTTATGTGCTCACAAATGTTGAATTTCATAATGTTATTTCATATGTAACCTCAAAATGCTCACAAATGTTGAAtttcataatgttattattaGTAAAGAAAATTTAGATATGTTGGTTTTATAAGTTAAGGACTTTACCTGGATATTTATACaatattttacttattttttCACCAACTACTCACACTTTAAAatctattataataaatgaaggttttttttgtcacatgtccttttctccttcatttggacacatgtcattttctaacattttttaattttatattttccacttgttattttattgtatttttcattttattaaattaaaattacacatttaatatgtaaggtaatatatatgtaagatatttattagaaatgatttatatatgtaatgtatctaatacattaaagcctctttaattttaataattcaaaagactcctcatttttcttataaattctaacttttcaaattgttaatatttcctatttaattttttaaaataaactcatataatacatgggtctcactcCTAGTTGACAAATATTACAAAATTAAATGGTTGGATGTGCTTTGAGGCTTTGAGACTTGAGTAGCATTATTCTGTTGGGCCTAAAAACTCTTGCTCATTGGGTCAAGCCCATAGAGTAGCATTCCATTCGcattatatgtatttgtatttttGTAGTGAATTATCAAAAGTATACAAAAAATGCTTAATGACATTTTATGTGGACGAAGTCTTTGGAAGACTAATGCATTTATAAGTCGTAACTACAGTTGGATGCAAGTCCCCTTTGAAATATGATATAAAAACAATACCGTCAATATATAATAAACTTGTTATCTAGTTCAAAGTTAACTTACATAATATTTCAGAATTTCAGAATGTTCTACTTATTTTGTTAGAATACTAGATGTAAAACACATGTATTATATgaatttatttaaaagaaaaattaaatatggaattttaaacatttaaaagtttgaatttataagaaaattagaagaatattgaattattaaaattaatgttttctctttaaaatttaaacaaataatttaaataaataaaaaaataaaactaatgaggtttaatttagaaaattttaaattaaaaagagagtcaattaatgaaattgatatgtatttattattataattattacatttaaatattatatagaatttgataaaatgaaaaaaaaaacccacaaaatatcatgtggaaaaaatttaattgaaaataaccacaaaatgacatgtgggcaaatgaatgaaaatgtgacatatgacaaaaagattttcatttattagagtagatggtaatatttattaatttttaatatatatatatatatatatatatatatatatatatatatatatatatatatatatatatatatatatatatataatttagggtTTATATGTCTGTTAATCTCTTGACCCCGATTAGTTATTATCAAATGCTTTTTACAATCTTGATAATATACATACGTATACATATTATACCAAAGTTTTTTAGTAATGGTATCTGCAGtacattataaaaataatttcataaaacatagtaTTACAAAAACAACACCATCAACATCATATATATGCATCTAAAATCATATCTATGTTAacattttgtttttaatatacaaCCATAAAAACAACACCCACAATCTCAAAAGAAGATGGTGAGGAAAAGATATTTGATATAGGAAATGAAGATCTGCAATAACATAATACAAAAGCcgattataaatttaaattataTCGAAAAAATTTTATTACTGATACAAATAATGAACTAATGATTATATATTTGAATTATATCCAAAGTTGAATAAATATCAATATTTGGTTTCCTTTTACATTGTTAACGCATTCGACTAAAACAATGTCACTTTTGGAGTAATCAAAGAGATATCCTGAAGGGGATTACATATGATGGTGACCTATGGTTTCTTGAGTGGATAGGGAATCAACATTGTGGTTTTATTGGAATTCATATGTACAAGATTTGTTTCATTAGTATCGAAACAATGCAATATAGGATAAACCAAATTCTCAACATCTAATAATATATgctttgtttttatttctttagGTTACTGATGGTACGCATATTTTAAGGGTTGGTTTGATAATACTCatgtttatttgtttttgtttttgcttttttttttcttaattaaaagTCCTAAAACTAATAATAGCAAATTTATAGTttaaaatcatatataaactttcagctttgatatcttgACTTTGGAGgactataagtcaatgaatataaaactaataatagcaattttatagtctaaaatcatgtacaaactctaaactacacgttgaaaaaaaaccgcatgtcaatcggagttgaaacgaatgagatatgtctCTTTTAAACATTTCACAAAAACTGGTTctggccctaaaagtggttccggttcgtaacaccggttccggttttccagttctaaatctcatccctaatcTAGTCCAGTGATATCCGGTATTGTCCTCCCTTTTTAAGGTTGATGGTTCAAGTTCCGTTATGGACATAGGTGTATTTAAGAAGTCTAGTTTAGAAGTAGGTTAAGGTTGAGGGTTTAAGTTCCGTTATGGACACAAGTGTATTTAAGAATTGAGTTTAGGAGTAGGAtaattgtttttcaaaaaaagtAAATACCACTCGGCATCATCAATTTAATTTTTAGAGTaagttacacgaatggtccctatggtttgggataatttgAATGTTTGGTCCCAAACTTATTTTTTTACTCGAAAGGTCCCTATTGTTCTTTTGTTACGACTTGGTccatactatttgtttttgttacgcgtttggtccctatcttacataaaaagactattatttaaatagagaaaaatcgtagggtaggtaaggtaaggtgagagaGTGTGGTTGAGGGTGTGTTAATTTAAAtagattaaaaaatcaagggtaaaatagtctttttaggtaagacagggaccaaatgcGTAAAAAAACAAAGAGTATGGACCTTTTGAgttaaaaataagttagggatcaaacatgcaaattaccctaaaccatagggatcattcatgtaatttactctaatttttatattCATTTTTTCAGTAGATAAAATAATAAATGAAACAAATAAAAATGTTAGATTTAATTAAAAATGTTGCATCAATTTAATTTTCACCTTCAACATTTGCATCTCCCTTCGTGTAGAAAAGCGATTTTGGAGATTTATGCAACTCATACTAAGTGTTCAAATAAGTAAAAGGTTTAGAGTTATGATGAGATTTTTTGTATTGTTTGAGCGACGCATTGAGGACCTTGTAGTCATTAATCTTATTTGGATGTGTATTTTTGAGGTTTTGTACTTATAAATGTCGTTGAATTCACGTATTTTTAACCTCATATCGCGCTATCTTGATAAAAACCCGTTGAGATGCCGATAAATAATTTTATTGTAGAAATGGTTTAGAATACTCTCAAAATGCATCTCTTCACTTTGGAAGGTTTTTAGACAAAGAAATCACTTTTTTCTTGTTCCTCCTAAAATTGTTAGGTTTGGAAATTTGATTATTGTAGAGTTAAAtccttataaaaatattttaatttaaaatcaattgattatatatatatatatatatatatatatatatatatatatatatatatatatatatatattttaaactaTCATAACAAGGTATATATATAAGGAGATGATCAAATGAGAATACCTAAaatgttgagaacgcgagaaaaTCGTTCCATAAGGAAGTAAAAGGAATTTTACAATgtaattaaatatggataattaatGATTTCCTACAATCATGAAATGTTGTCTAATTAATTGATTTTTACCTAAATATAATAAATGACTTTAATCTATTTTTAATCAAAtagattatttaaaaaaaaaaaaaaaaaaaaaaaaaactcttttacCATgattaaaaaacatttttttttaaatttttttactaGTATGTCAAAAAATTGATGAATTTGTCATTTCAACCGAATATGTgtaatcataaaaaaataaaacatatttgtAATTATATATGAATCCACTGTAATCGTGCATGAATAGATGAATTAAGTTGTAATAATAAACGAATATAACGCAATTTATAGAGAAAAATTACAATACaactataattataaataaataaaaacatattggaTATATATCTAGATTATACATATATTCATAAATAACAGTAACACAAAAAGTTACAATATAATACATATCTATTTTtctataatcacatatgaatacAACATAAACAAACATTCGAATAAAAATAATTAGCTATTAttatataatcataaataaataaggCGATATCTTTTCCACTTTGTATTGTTTGGTTGTATATTACCACTCCAACATCCCGTTTGTAGATGTATCTCGATTTCCTCTACACACTgtcaaataaagaaataaatacaaTTAACAatcaatcaaatgaaaatgatTTAGAAAAACACATATGACGTCAAATTATAAATGAAGAGACgtgaacaaaataaaaaatacatatgaATTCCTATAATTGTAATTATATTCATACATGAATATATCACATATGAATACACttctaatcataaattaatatgagacatgaataaaaaataaaatacatatgaattcCTATACTTGTAATTATATTCATacaggaatatatatatatatatatatatatatatatatatatatatatatatatatatatatatatatatatatatatatatatatatcattaacaaAAAATGAATAcacttttaatcataaattaatatcATAGTATAAATTActtttagttctaaaattgtttgatCCCCCTAAATCTTTATATCaatcgagaaacaactgagaAGAAGTGAAGGGAAAACAAAAAATAACTCACCTGCAGAAGCAATGCTTAGAAAAGTTAAACAAAACCATAAGCACTTAAAAGAAGAAAATGATTTGTTGACGTCATTATCTTTTCTCTATTAGTTATCTTTGATCCGTTAGTTATCTAGTTTCTTGAGTTGGCATATTTATCTTTTCCTAGCTTATCTAGGTTTTCTTTTGTTGAGTATAAATACTTTTGGGCCGTTTATTTTCAGTTGATGAATAAGAAAACACAGATTACAATTTTTCTGTCAAATTtgtcatggtatcagagcagctTTGGAAGATCTGATCGGATTCGATGACTGGAGGTGGAGAAAAGCCCAGTTCCTCAAGTGAGAAGACCGTGATGGATATTTCATCACCATACTTTCTCACCACGGCTGATCACCCCAGACAGAATTTTACTGGAGAGAGTTTGCTTCAGGACGGAAACTATAGCGATTGGCAATGTGAGATGACTAATGCACTGCTTGCCAAGAACAAAATTGGCTTCGTCAATGGTAGCCTACCCATGTCTAAAGAAGACTCAGCAGACCTGATGAACTGGAAAAGGTGTAACGCTATGGTGAGAGGATGGTTAATCAGTGCAATGGAAAAGGAGATCAAAGGTAGTGTCAAATATGCCATAACAGCCCGTGACATATGGATGGATCTTGTAGAAAGATTTGGAAAAGAAAACGCACCACGAGCTTATGAACTTAGAAGAAAGGTCACAACAATACGTCAAGATGATCCGACTGTTTCTGCCTACTACACGAAATTAAGAAGTATATGGGATGAAGTTCAATCTATAAGCCCCACACCGACCTGTACATGCAATGGATGTTCCTGTGATGTTGCAAAGGAGTTTTTGAAGATACGTGAGAAAGAGAGACTATATGACTTCTTGATGGGTTTAAAGGAGGAATACAATGTGGTCAAAACACAAATATTTAGTACTGATCCTCTACCTATCCTAGGTGTCACATACCACTTGGTAAGTCAAGATGAGCAACAACGACATGTTGCAATGGCTCATTCTTCCGGCAACGACACAGCAGCTTTTCAAGTTTCAGGAAAGCCCAACAATAAAGCATTTGGCAAGGGAAACTCTTAATCGTCGAACAACAGTAAAAGAAAAAACAATGACCGTTGGTGTACACACTGTCAAAAGTCCGGACACACGATGGAGGGTTGTTTTGAACTTGTTGGTTACCCGGAGTGGTGGACACCGAAGGGAACTAAACCACAAAATAACAAAGCTAAGGTATCACCACGCGCTGCTGCAACAACTGCTGGTGAGAAACATATGCCAAACATAACGAAAGAAGACTATGATAAGTTACTCAAGCTTTTGCATGCCACACAAGTCAACGAAACTGCTCGTGTCACTGCCAACATGACTGGTAAGATTTCTAATCTGGTTGAGCCTTGGATCATTGACTCGGGTGCTAGTGATCACGTTGCCCACCATGAAAATTGGTTGAAGAACGTGAAAATTAATCCTAACTATACTTCTGTAACTATTCCAAATGGAGAATCTGTGGCTGTTAAGAAAATAGGAAACATTCACTTATGTGATGAGTTTAAATTAAGAGATGTGTTGGGTGTACCAGGTTTTAAATGTAACCTGGTATTTGTGAGCAAAATCACTAGGGACTTAAACTATTTTTTGACCTTTTTCCCGGATAAATGCCATGTACAGGACTTAGTCTCGAAGAACCTGATTGGGTCGGGTAGAGAGAAAGATGGATTGTACTATTTGGAGCCATTTCGGGGTAAAGAGGTGGCCATGTCGGTTTGGAGTAAACATGAAGTTTGGCATAAAAGATTCGGACATGCATCTGATGCAGTCATCAAGAAAATACCACAGATAGGAAGTATAGGAGGTTCTAGTTATGAATTTTGTGGTTCTTGTATTCGTGCCAAACAGAGCAGATTACCTTTTCCTCTTAGCTTTGCAAAAACTACTAGTTACTTTGATTTAATTCATGTTGACATTTGGGGTCATTATCATCATGCTTCTTTTAGTGGTGCACATAACTTATCTATTGTTGATGATTATAGCCGTGGTGTCTGGGTGTACCTCATGAAAAACAAGTCTGAAACACCATACTACTTGactatgttttacaacatggctGAAACTCAATTTGAAAAACATATAAAGAGGATTCGAACAGACAATGGGTCAGAGTTCCAATCTAGATTTATGCTAGAATTTTATAAAGTTCATGGAATCCTTCTTGAGACCTCTTGCCCACACACCCCTCAAcagaacgggattgtcgaaaggaAACATCGACATTTGTTAGAAATAGCTTGAGCTCTCCGGTTTCAAGCCTCTCTTCCAATTGAATTTTGGGGGGAATGTGTGCAAACAGCTGCATACATTATAAATAAATTACCCACCCCGGTTCTAGAAAATAAGACCCCTCATGAAATTCTATTAGGAAAGAAACCAACATATGATCATTTTAGAGTGTTTGGTTGCTTGGCATATGCTCACAACAAAACTGCCAAAACCGACAAGTTTAGTGAAAGAGGGAGAGCATGTATCTTTCTTGGATACCCCAATGGACAAAAGGGATACAAATTGTAAGATTTAAAGACCCTCAAGATTCAAGTCACCCGTGATGTAACCTTTATCGAAAATGTCTTTCCTTTTGATGACAATTATAAAGGATATAAAAATATTTACGATAATACTTTTGCTGAATGTATGAATAATGCAGAGAATTTTATCAAGAATTACAGTCCTAAAACTGTGACTGAACCTACTACAGAGGCTGTTGAAAACGAGACAAAAAAGGGGGATGCAAATGGAAACAATAACAGTGAAGAACAAATCAACGAAACTGTTAATAACTCTCCTGATGACTCTGTTGTGTCCTATCATGAGCCTAACACAAGCTTACCTACGGAAACTCCTCGACAGAGTACCCGGGTCAGAACAAAATCAAAGCACCTGGATGGTTTTATCACCGACTTACCTCCTTCAATTGATCCCTCGGCTACTATTTTTAACTCAGATACAGCAAGACCATATCCCATATCTCAATATGTCACGTATAACAAGTTTTCTAAGCCCCATCGTATCTTTCTTGCAGCTATTACCTCTACTATTGAACCGAAAACCTTCTTGCAAGCGTCTAAAGACCCAAATTGGCAAGAGGCGATGAAAAGGGAAATTGCAGCCTTAGAATCCAATGGTACTTGGATTCTAACTACTCTACCTCCAGGAAAGAAAGCAATTGAATCGAAATGGGTTTATAAGATCAAGTTCAAGCCGAATGGAGAAGTCGAAAGGTATAAAGCCCGCCTTGTTGCAAAAGGGTACACAAAAATCGAAGGAGTTGATTTTCATGAAACGTTTGCACCGGTTGCAAAACTTGTTACTGTTCGTTGTGCTCTTGCTGTTGCTGCTAAAAAACATTGGGAGGTACATCAACTTGATGTAAATAATGCCTTCTTACATGGGGACTTGGAGGAAGAAGTGTACATGAAAGTGCCTCAAGGGTTTCTCAAATCAAAGGAAGATCGTGTCTGCAAACTTCAAAAATCGATTTATGCGCGGAAGGAAGCTTCCAGAAACTGGTACCAGAAGTTTACTAAAGCTCTTATTGATGATAACTTTCAGCAATCGAAAGCCGACcattctatgtttatttacaagACCAAAACGACACATGTTGTTGCTCTCATTTATGTTGATGATGTGCTTCTTATGGGAAACGACAATTGCAAAATCAAAGAGGTTAAAGATCATCTCCATAAACAATTTAGTATCAAGGATTTGGGCCCACTCAAATATTTTTTGGGTATTGAGGTAGCTAGATCATCTAAAGGGTTTGTTATAAGTCAAAGGAAATACACTCTGACATTCTTGAAGATTGTCATATTCAAGGGTGTCGTCCCAGTGCTTTCCCTATGGAGCAGAATCTCAAACTAGAAAAAGAAGATGCTAGTCCTGAGGTAGATGTTTCAACATATCTTCGACTTGTTGGTAGACTTCTGTATCTCACCGTGACTCGCCCTGATATTTCTTTTAGTGTTAGTCAATTAAGTCAGTTCTTGAGTAAACCAAGACAATCTCATATGGATGCTGCTTTTAGAGTTCTTCGTTACTTAAAGTCTACCCCATGTCAGGGTTTATTTTTGCCGGCTGAAGGCAATTTAGACCTAATAGCTTATTGTGATGCAAGTTGGTTGAGTTTTCAATCAACAAGACGTTCTTGTACAGGCTACTTCATTACCATTGGTGGTTCACCTGTCTCCTGGAGGACGAAAAGCAGAGTGTTGTTGCTAGATCTTCAGCAGAAGTCGAATACCGAGCTATGGCAAGTACGGTATGTGAAGTGTTATGGTTGAGGTGGTTACTTTGCGATCTTGGTGCTGCCCAAAAGGGAGCTACTCCATTAATGTGTGACAATGAAGCTGCTCGTCATATTGCTGCTAATCCTGTCTATCACGAACGCACAAAGCATGTAGAGATGGATTGTTACTTTGTTCGTGAGCGAGTATCCAGTGGAGAAATACAAACTTTAGGTTGCCTTCAATAACTAGAAATAGCTACAATGACTTTAAGAGAaagataaaatgatttttttatatattatatgattaataaattaattagaaatagtttgaactaattaattattaatcaaaattaacCTAGAATTAATTCAgggttaattggaattaattaaaggtgtaatgactgaattgtaattgtttaataATTAGGCGAGGTGCATTTCTAGAACTCTTCGTGGTATGGACGGTTTTGGATGACTTTTATGGTTTCTGGAAGCCTCTTATAGTTGATAAGGATAATTGCATTGAATAAATTAAATCTgaatatttaattattcaaattaggATTTATCTTGGAGATCCACTAGTTATAAATATGACTCTTTGGCATCAAATTTTTGTGACTTTTACCTTACACAAGTAAAAATGCAAATTTCACTTCACCTCTCTTATCTCCTTTTTTTATTTCAAAGGTTATAGGGTTTTGGGTGTGAGTCATTAGATGTGTTCACACTAGTGGCGCTAACTTTCCATGTCATTGAAGATCAAAGGTATAATTATATGCGTTTTAtacttaaagttatgttactaATATGATTCATAGTTTCTTATGAGTATATTAGATCGGTTTTTGATAG
The genomic region above belongs to Lactuca sativa cultivar Salinas chromosome 4, Lsat_Salinas_v11, whole genome shotgun sequence and contains:
- the LOC111880571 gene encoding uncharacterized protein LOC111880571 — its product is MTGGGEKPSSSSEKTVMDISSPYFLTTADHPRQNFTGESLLQDGNYSDWQCEMTNALLAKNKIGFVNGSLPMSKEDSADLMNWKRCNAMVRGWLISAMEKEIKGSVKYAITARDIWMDLVERFGKENAPRAYELRRKVTTIRQDDPTVSAYYTKLRSIWDEVQSISPTPTCTCNGCSCDVAKEFLKIREKERLYDFLMGLKEEYNVVKTQIFSTDPLPILGVTYHLVSQDEQQRHVAMAHSSGNDTAAFQVSGKPNNKAFGKGNS